In Limibacter armeniacum, a single window of DNA contains:
- a CDS encoding HEAT repeat domain-containing protein codes for MLENLESINWEDTISCSISERMPDLIKELTSKDRMVRQDAMWDLYDSIIDQDETRLELATYVAPFLFELILSDNIKDRQELIKLLVCLAIPNDYIKEFLGVGFTIDKFKSVLQDAENKMSDDKRKLYKQRGGGLKTSLACYGMIAKEAGKFLQLTEDKDKLTRRAAIYALAWFPDLADKSAPMVNALLPSLKSEYNIANALLAVGMLSKEASEDTELGVMDHYLGHSSDLVRLSAATVLFQHQYSERTLKILIEGLKGGSFLLEPDFFYYDGDFTDYIIQVLSSNSRYEVKIMMALCEALLETPKDDILGIIRAIIAILKKIRTTPITETSREDLTSVEVWALENILDLLRKDEEEVYYSYHRKLSEAGIYSTEAELKSYLGR; via the coding sequence ATGCTTGAAAACTTGGAATCAATCAATTGGGAAGATACTATCAGCTGTTCCATTTCTGAGAGAATGCCTGATTTGATCAAAGAGCTGACCAGTAAAGACCGTATGGTACGTCAGGATGCTATGTGGGATTTGTATGACAGTATAATTGATCAGGATGAAACAAGGTTGGAGTTGGCAACTTATGTAGCGCCATTCTTATTTGAACTAATCTTATCTGATAATATAAAAGATAGACAGGAGCTTATCAAGTTACTGGTATGTCTGGCGATACCTAATGATTATATCAAGGAATTTCTCGGGGTGGGGTTTACAATCGATAAATTTAAATCGGTGTTGCAGGATGCCGAAAACAAGATGTCGGATGATAAACGGAAGCTTTATAAGCAACGAGGAGGAGGATTGAAAACAAGTTTAGCTTGTTATGGAATGATTGCAAAAGAGGCGGGGAAGTTTTTACAGTTAACAGAAGACAAAGACAAACTAACAAGAAGAGCGGCTATTTATGCATTGGCTTGGTTCCCTGATCTTGCGGATAAGTCTGCTCCAATGGTCAACGCTCTCTTGCCATCACTAAAAAGTGAATATAATATAGCCAATGCACTCTTGGCAGTTGGTATGCTAAGTAAAGAAGCAAGCGAGGACACAGAACTAGGCGTAATGGATCATTATTTAGGACATAGTTCAGATTTGGTAAGGCTGTCTGCGGCAACAGTCCTATTTCAGCACCAATACAGTGAACGTACCTTAAAAATTCTGATTGAAGGCCTGAAGGGAGGTTCGTTCTTATTGGAACCTGATTTCTTTTATTACGATGGAGACTTTACAGATTACATTATACAGGTACTGTCTTCCAATAGCAGGTATGAAGTGAAAATTATGATGGCATTATGTGAAGCTTTACTAGAAACACCCAAGGACGACATACTTGGTATAATCAGGGCAATTATTGCAATTCTGAAAAAAATAAGGACTACGCCAATCACAGAAACCAGTCGGGAAGACCTTACTTCAGTTGAAGTTTGGGCATTGGAAAATATACTGGACCTGCTACGCAAAGACGAAGAGGAAGTGTATTACTCATATCATAGAAAGCTTTCGGAGGCAGGGATTTACAGTACTGAAGCTGAATTGAAAAGTTATCTTGGTCGGTAA
- a CDS encoding NAD(P)H-dependent oxidoreductase, with the protein MKTTIVLAHPWHGSFNKSIFDTITQKLQAKSKDFQVIDLNKDNFDPVLREEDLALYSKGKTTDKQVLQYQEMLKNTDELVFIFPIWWYDVPAILKGFIDKVMLKDFSYVETSTGLKGLLTHIRKTKVITTSEYPTWYLKLLLGNPIQRIFINKTLKGIGLKKVMWLNNDYTTTGKRELKTKFLNKVATHFQ; encoded by the coding sequence ATGAAAACAACAATTGTATTGGCGCACCCTTGGCATGGCAGTTTTAATAAATCAATATTCGATACAATCACTCAAAAACTACAAGCAAAGTCTAAAGATTTTCAAGTGATTGACCTAAACAAAGATAACTTTGATCCAGTACTTCGTGAGGAGGATCTTGCTTTGTACTCAAAAGGAAAAACAACAGATAAGCAGGTGCTACAATATCAGGAAATGCTGAAAAACACAGATGAACTGGTGTTTATTTTTCCGATTTGGTGGTACGATGTGCCAGCCATTCTGAAGGGGTTCATTGATAAGGTAATGCTCAAAGATTTCTCATATGTTGAGACCAGTACAGGACTGAAGGGGTTGTTGACGCATATTAGAAAGACAAAGGTAATTACGACTTCTGAATACCCGACTTGGTACCTCAAGCTGTTGCTGGGAAATCCTATCCAGCGGATTTTTATTAATAAAACACTAAAGGGGATAGGGCTAAAAAAAGTGATGTGGTTAAATAATGACTATACAACAACTGGTAAAAGAGAACTGAAAACCAAATTTCTGAATAAGGTAGCGACACATTTTCAGTAG
- a CDS encoding DUF6624 domain-containing protein, whose protein sequence is MKRISIFCAILFFMVGCNTQKDKQSNNDDHIPDSLVEVQALLDSVHAEDHKYRNGLGSLIEEHGWNSEEVQSQFKKMSETDSSNLILVEGILAKHGWLGGSSSSTLFLVIQHADQATQEKYLPVMRQAVNEGKAKAQSLALLEDRILLGRGEMQIYGSQILTDSSGNSYVRPLIEPEKVNERRAEVGLLPIEEYVSQWGIEWDVEAYKKQLPKRLEELKAQIK, encoded by the coding sequence ATGAAAAGGATTTCAATTTTTTGTGCCATTCTATTTTTTATGGTTGGCTGTAATACACAGAAAGATAAACAATCAAACAATGATGATCATATCCCTGATAGCTTGGTTGAAGTACAGGCTTTATTGGATAGTGTCCATGCCGAAGATCATAAATATCGAAATGGTCTGGGAAGTTTGATTGAAGAACACGGATGGAATTCTGAGGAAGTGCAATCACAGTTTAAGAAAATGAGTGAAACGGATTCCAGTAACCTTATTCTGGTTGAGGGAATTTTAGCGAAACATGGTTGGTTAGGAGGTTCATCAAGTTCTACTTTATTTCTTGTAATTCAGCATGCTGATCAGGCTACTCAGGAGAAATACCTTCCTGTAATGAGACAGGCTGTTAATGAGGGAAAAGCAAAGGCGCAAAGTTTAGCGCTTTTGGAAGATAGAATTCTATTGGGAAGAGGAGAGATGCAGATTTATGGCAGCCAAATCTTGACGGATTCTTCAGGTAATAGTTATGTTCGTCCATTGATTGAGCCTGAAAAAGTGAATGAAAGAAGGGCCGAAGTTGGTCTGTTGCCAATTGAAGAATATGTGTCACAGTGGGGGATTGAATGGGATGTAGAAGCATATAAAAAGCAATTGCCCAAGAGACTTGAAGAATTGAAAGCGCAAATTAAGTAA
- a CDS encoding PP2C family protein-serine/threonine phosphatase, translating into MEAFINFENRIFKFSCLVCCCIDILRCVITFLFYKEYTHSLFYYFSIIDIIIFGTLFFLANRRTSYKRLDLFFVFYLVISISIHFLFSRRGHNGVMPFVQMMAAPLIAALVSWKRLIPWLSFFFILTLTLNLISYSHQNIGYIEYSAASDTFQSWTLIIFMLSMLAVTIVVSILRQNYQQVYLVSLSKRKELERKQRLLEAQKKNINTSFASIKESIQYAKRLQNTILPLEEKVLDMFPKSFVFFSPKDVVSGDFCFSRQINQYKIVIAADCTGHGVPGAIMSVLGFVLINQTIYLKNITDPAQILTELDQQVITSLKKENMIIKNRDGMDIAICVVDTNTATLYYAGAKIPLYYIQDGEPIIIKGDRRSIGDENRNNIQFTTHTIPLNKSTICYLYSDGFQDQFGGPYDKKYLSKNLRAFLNKIVCEPMNGQESLIKREFITWKGSNEQVDDVLIVGFRADLY; encoded by the coding sequence ATGGAGGCATTTATAAATTTTGAAAATAGGATATTTAAGTTTTCGTGTCTGGTATGCTGCTGTATTGATATTCTAAGGTGTGTCATTACCTTTCTATTTTATAAGGAATATACACACAGCCTGTTTTACTACTTCTCTATCATTGACATCATCATCTTTGGTACGCTGTTCTTTTTAGCTAACCGAAGGACTTCCTATAAGCGACTTGATCTATTCTTTGTTTTCTATCTTGTTATTTCCATTTCCATACACTTTTTATTTTCCAGAAGAGGTCACAATGGGGTAATGCCATTTGTGCAGATGATGGCGGCCCCTCTTATCGCAGCATTAGTCAGTTGGAAAAGGTTAATTCCATGGCTTTCATTCTTCTTTATCCTAACACTTACACTCAACCTGATTAGCTATTCGCATCAGAATATTGGATACATAGAATATTCGGCTGCTTCAGACACTTTCCAGAGCTGGACCCTTATTATTTTTATGCTTTCCATGTTAGCGGTCACAATTGTCGTTTCCATCTTAAGACAGAATTATCAGCAAGTGTATTTGGTGTCACTTTCCAAAAGAAAAGAGCTGGAAAGGAAACAACGACTGCTGGAAGCCCAAAAGAAAAACATCAACACTTCCTTTGCTTCCATCAAGGAGAGTATTCAGTATGCCAAACGGCTTCAGAATACAATACTACCACTGGAGGAAAAGGTGTTAGATATGTTTCCTAAAAGCTTTGTATTCTTCAGCCCTAAGGATGTAGTAAGTGGTGATTTCTGTTTTTCCAGACAGATCAATCAATATAAGATTGTAATAGCTGCTGACTGTACAGGACATGGTGTGCCCGGTGCTATCATGTCTGTCCTAGGGTTTGTATTGATTAACCAAACCATTTATCTAAAAAACATCACAGACCCTGCCCAGATTCTAACTGAGCTTGACCAACAAGTAATCACCAGTCTGAAAAAGGAAAATATGATTATTAAAAATCGGGATGGAATGGATATCGCCATATGTGTGGTCGACACCAATACGGCAACGTTATACTATGCAGGTGCAAAAATCCCTTTGTATTATATCCAAGATGGAGAGCCCATCATTATCAAGGGTGACAGAAGAAGCATTGGTGACGAAAACAGGAATAATATCCAATTTACTACCCACACTATTCCCTTGAACAAGTCAACCATATGCTACCTCTATTCCGACGGCTTTCAAGATCAGTTTGGTGGACCATATGACAAAAAATACCTTTCTAAAAACCTTCGCGCTTTTTTGAACAAAATCGTATGTGAACCAATGAATGGGCAAGAATCCCTGATCAAAAGAGAGTTTATCACTTGGAAAGGTTCTAATGAACAGGTGGATGATGTATTGATTGTTGGATTTAGGGCAGATCTTTATTGA
- a CDS encoding helix-turn-helix domain-containing protein, whose amino-acid sequence MAHLNYTQRQEIQALLETGISKSEIARRLGVHRATVSREILRNRSTDGKYIASQAEQKKEVRRYVANKAQKGICKGIHLSHKYPKLLRQKNKRFYQSPMLSFFETLPNAQHNVPVIRYRVELRAIRWDSRGYRSLKSSTRRFIPFTIHSRMATNKISVIKRSYRKWDTHPFAGRRHQVYWLDYRHELMAFQYYGMKLKRRTAVTLPKFLHQQLWISKPEISISDACETVSSHKKIA is encoded by the coding sequence ATGGCTCACCTGAATTATACCCAACGCCAAGAAATTCAAGCACTTCTTGAAACTGGTATTTCCAAGTCGGAAATCGCCAGGCGTCTGGGTGTGCATCGGGCTACAGTAAGCAGGGAGATATTACGGAATAGATCCACCGATGGCAAGTATATAGCGTCACAAGCAGAACAGAAAAAGGAAGTTAGGAGATATGTAGCAAACAAAGCACAGAAAGGTATTTGTAAAGGTATTCATCTTTCACACAAGTATCCCAAGCTTCTGCGTCAGAAGAATAAAAGGTTTTACCAAAGTCCGATGCTGTCATTTTTTGAGACGCTTCCAAATGCTCAGCATAATGTTCCTGTAATAAGATACCGAGTGGAGTTAAGAGCAATTAGGTGGGACAGCAGAGGCTATCGCTCACTGAAAAGCAGTACCAGAAGGTTTATTCCATTTACAATCCATAGCCGTATGGCAACCAACAAAATTTCGGTAATCAAGCGTAGTTACCGAAAGTGGGACACACATCCATTTGCAGGGCGTAGGCACCAAGTATATTGGCTAGACTACCGACATGAGTTAATGGCATTTCAATACTACGGAATGAAATTAAAAAGAAGAACAGCCGTAACTCTTCCTAAATTCTTACATCAGCAATTATGGATAAGCAAGCCCGAGATTTCCATCAGCGATGCTTGTGAAACGGTATCTAGTCACAAGAAAATTGCCTAG
- a CDS encoding Crp/Fnr family transcriptional regulator, which translates to MMKAKLEETLRSLNILTAEEISEGLKNFDLVTVKRNEILMEAGKTCDWIAFVNSGILRNYYISSKGEEVTYCLTFPKKLITACSSFITQEKTFENIHAITDAELLVIRKNQFSALIESSNNWLRFSNYFYEQSYILMENRLLALQMESAEKRYEDLINNHPNYLQEVPLKYIASYLGITQRHLSRLRKNISF; encoded by the coding sequence ATGATGAAAGCAAAACTGGAAGAAACTTTAAGATCACTCAATATTTTGACAGCAGAGGAAATATCCGAAGGATTGAAAAATTTTGACTTGGTAACAGTCAAAAGAAATGAAATACTAATGGAAGCAGGGAAGACCTGTGACTGGATAGCCTTTGTGAATTCTGGCATTCTGAGGAACTATTATATTTCAAGTAAGGGTGAGGAAGTTACTTATTGCCTTACCTTTCCCAAAAAATTGATTACAGCGTGTTCTTCATTTATCACACAGGAAAAAACCTTTGAAAATATTCATGCAATAACGGATGCAGAATTGTTGGTAATCAGGAAAAATCAGTTTTCAGCGCTAATTGAGTCAAGCAATAATTGGCTCCGGTTTTCAAATTATTTCTATGAACAGTCTTACATCCTGATGGAAAACCGTCTGCTTGCCCTGCAAATGGAATCGGCAGAGAAACGTTACGAGGATTTGATAAATAACCATCCAAACTATTTACAGGAAGTTCCCCTCAAATATATCGCTTCTTATCTTGGAATCACACAAAGGCACTTAAGCCGACTGCGTAAGAACATTTCTTTTTAG
- a CDS encoding ester cyclase, with the protein MDAFENAKTFFHNCESAKGWEACQEYVSENAEFHAQSEPLAEMTKVQEYVNWVEGLSNVTMPGCSYKLHAAAYDKENNTAIFYSTFTGTHKGEGGPTPPTGKTTNTHYVYALKMNDEGKVESMTKIWNSTWAMRELGWI; encoded by the coding sequence ATGGATGCCTTTGAAAACGCAAAAACATTTTTTCACAACTGTGAATCTGCAAAAGGATGGGAAGCTTGTCAGGAATATGTGTCAGAAAACGCTGAATTTCATGCCCAAAGTGAGCCACTAGCAGAAATGACAAAGGTACAGGAATATGTCAATTGGGTGGAAGGGTTAAGCAATGTTACCATGCCTGGCTGTTCTTATAAATTGCATGCAGCAGCTTATGACAAAGAAAACAACACCGCAATATTTTATTCCACTTTTACAGGTACGCATAAAGGAGAGGGAGGACCAACTCCACCTACCGGTAAGACAACCAATACACATTATGTTTATGCCTTAAAGATGAATGATGAAGGCAAAGTGGAGAGCATGACTAAAATTTGGAATTCCACTTGGGCAATGCGTGAGCTGGGTTGGATATAG